In one Thermaerobacter sp. PB12/4term genomic region, the following are encoded:
- a CDS encoding DMT family transporter: MDWRTLALAGCTLLFWSSAFAVIRAGLRYWGPGELALARFVVASLILALGLGLRRLARGQEPPVPATAPATTAVATGPGAAGTGRRRAHRLAHAAGGERPALPAAPGAGTGWWRDAGRFVLLGATGIFLYHTGLNWGETRVSAATASLLVATAPALTALMSRFWLGERLAPRGWLGLVLSFAGVALISWAAAQPAAAPAEPAAAVTATGGGSVPSLPAWAGPAAVGVAALGTSAFFVLQRPLSGRYDALTLTSFYTWAGTLLLGAAFGPGLARQVAAGDLAPAAWLAAVYLGVFPSALAYWCWSAALARAPAARVASLLNLNPLLAVATAWVMLGERPTWAEWLGGAVAVAGVLLVQGRPRPRAAGARSRGLPVPEG; this comes from the coding sequence GGCCCTGGCGGGCTGCACCCTCCTGTTCTGGTCGTCGGCCTTCGCGGTGATCCGGGCCGGGCTCCGGTACTGGGGTCCCGGCGAGCTGGCGCTGGCCCGTTTCGTCGTCGCCTCCCTCATCCTGGCGCTGGGGCTGGGCTTGCGCCGGCTGGCCCGCGGGCAGGAGCCGCCGGTACCGGCGACTGCCCCGGCAACGACCGCCGTAGCGACCGGGCCGGGTGCCGCCGGTACCGGTCGCCGCCGGGCCCACCGGCTGGCCCATGCCGCCGGTGGGGAGCGCCCTGCGCTGCCGGCGGCACCGGGCGCGGGGACCGGATGGTGGCGGGACGCGGGCCGCTTCGTCCTGCTGGGGGCCACGGGGATTTTCCTGTATCACACGGGGTTGAACTGGGGCGAGACCAGGGTTTCCGCCGCCACCGCCAGCCTGCTGGTGGCGACCGCCCCGGCGCTGACGGCCCTGATGTCCCGCTTCTGGCTCGGGGAGCGGCTGGCACCGCGGGGCTGGCTGGGCCTCGTGCTCAGCTTTGCGGGGGTGGCGCTGATCAGCTGGGCCGCCGCCCAGCCGGCGGCGGCGCCGGCGGAGCCCGCGGCGGCGGTCACGGCGACGGGCGGCGGCTCCGTCCCGTCCCTGCCCGCCTGGGCCGGCCCTGCGGCCGTGGGCGTGGCCGCCCTGGGCACCTCGGCCTTCTTCGTCCTGCAGCGGCCCCTCAGCGGGCGCTACGACGCCCTCACCCTGACCTCCTTCTACACCTGGGCCGGCACGCTTCTGCTGGGTGCCGCCTTTGGCCCAGGGCTGGCCCGCCAGGTGGCCGCCGGCGACCTGGCGCCGGCGGCGTGGCTGGCCGCGGTGTACCTGGGGGTCTTCCCGTCGGCTCTGGCCTACTGGTGCTGGTCGGCGGCCCTGGCCCGGGCACCTGCCGCCCGGGTGGCCAGCCTTCTCAACCTGAATCCCTTGCTGGCCGTGGCCACCGCCTGGGTCATGCTGGGCGAGCGCCCGACCTGGGCGGAGTGGCTGGGAGGGGCCGTAGCCGTAGCTGGCGTCCTGCTGGTGCAAGGCAGGCCTCGTCCTCGGGCTGCGGGCGCGCGGAGCCGGGGCCTGCCCGTTCCGGAGGGCTGA